The genomic segment GGATAAAAACAGTTCTAGAAGGATGACATGTTACAATGTGAGATGCTTCCCAAAGTATGCAAATTACCTGTCCTTTGCAGAGTTCATCTGCAGTGATCTtttacagaacaaaaatgcaaaaatttaGGAAGATAAAGTACCCTAAACCCAAATCCCAAACTGGAAATCTAATATACAAAATTGGTACACCAGAAAGTGAAATACTGATGTCAAATTGTTTGGGCACTCTTTCATGATTACTTGTTAGAGATAAATTATACTTAAATGTTTTGGTGCCATTTAAAACCTGTTACTCTAAACTCTGATTTTTGGTAAGAATAGAATGTAATACCAGGAGAATGTAATACCAGGGAAATCTGCTTTGAAGTTTGGAAAGCTTTTTCTCCCTAATGCAATTTTTTTGAGTATGTACCATCAAAAAATGCAGTCTAAGGTGATTCATAAatagtgaaaaataaacaatcatcTTCCCTCATTTTGTTAGGTTTCCTAATAAGGTTAATTTCTCATCACACTCTTCTGGTCAAAAGCAATTCTGGCTTCTTTGGTAATATGTACAAATAACTTCATTCCATGTCTGTCATTTCTAGCCCATCACTTTCTTTAACATAGACCACTGAACCCAGGGCTTTCTCTGAAAGAGATCCTGTGCCAGTCTCTTTACTTTTTGTAGTGTTTTCCTGGTTTGTGTCTTCTAATCTTATTTTCTTGGTGTTCTGAAATAACTGAGTCACTGGTTCCAACTTGCTTTTCTCAGTCCCTCCCATTAAGTGATCATCCACTTTTGAATCCATATACATAGCAGATACCTGAGTggcagacttactaagagaaaatcCCATTAGGATAGCTGAATAAATATAGTTTGCAGGTACCTCTTTAAGAAATAGAAACATTTCTCCAACTTGATTGCTTGGGAGGAAAAATGGTAACAAGTGATTACAGCAGGAATTTCAACTAACTTCACAACAATGTTTGTTTTAATGAAACGTCATGGTGATGCCAAAAATACAAAGTGAAATCACCTGCAACCTTTTAGTGTTTACATCTTTCTGGGAAGGTTTGCAGGTTCTATAGATTATTTGAAAtcttctttaaaaagtatttccagATTTTATATTTCATCACCTTTTGGAAAATAACTGAACTTCTCTTCTTAGACCTTTATATCATTCTTGCTATCAAAAACTTTTAATTCTTTAATAGATTGATAATTAAGTGAAGAGAACACTCTGCTAGGTGttctacaaaaaataaacaaatccaaACAATTGTAAACACTCACCTAATTACAtaccataaaaatatatgaaagaaaaattgacAGCATTGAAGGGAGAATACACCATTCTACAATAATAGTTGTAGACTTCAAAACTTAACTCACAATAATGGACAGAACCACCAAACAAGATAAGTAAGAAAATAGATTTAAACAGCACATTAAACCAACTAGATCTAACACACATTTACAGAATATTCTACCCTGCAACCACaccatacacattcttctccagtgtacgtgggacattttccagaataggccaTACATTAAGCCACAGATTAAGcctcaatgaattaaaaaaagatattatACCAAATATATTCTCTGACCACAAGATAAAGTTAGAAATCAATAGCAGAAGTAAAACGAAAATTCatgaatatgtggaaattaatacACTCTTAAATAGTCAATGGCTCAAAGATatcacaaggaaaattagaaaagagataaatgtaaataaaaaaacagcatatCAAAACTtatgagatgctgtaaaatcaatgCTAATggggaaatttatagctataaacacattttaaaaaacaggacaTTTAAAATCAATAACCCAAGTAACttgaggaactagaaaaagaacaaattaaatccaCTGTGAGAAGAAGGAGGGAAATAGAGTACAGCAGAAATaactgaaatagagaaaaattaatgaaaccaaaagtggttctttgaagaaatcaatgaaattgacaaACTTTAGATAGactgactaaaaaaaaaagagaagactcaaattactaaaatcagaaacaaaagtgGGGACATTACTACCAATTATACAGAAATAAAGAGGATTATAAGAGAATGCTATGAACAATTGTATGTCAACAAATTAGACATCTCAGCTGAAATGGATTAATTCCTATAAAATGAAACCTACCAAGACTAagtcacaaaaaaatataaaatctaaatGGAGCCATGACTAGTAAgaagactgaatcagtaatcaaaatgcTGTTGACAAGAAAAGCCCTGGACTAAATGGCTTCATGGATGaaatctatcaaacatttaaatagCTAATACCAATTGTTTTCAAACTTCCCAAAAACTGAAGAGGATGGagcacttcctaactcattctatgaggccagcattatgaTGATGCCAAAGCCAAGCAAAGAccctacaagaaaagaaaactaagaccAATACCCCttatgaacattgatgcaaaaatctttaacaaaatactagcaaacagaattcaacagcataataaaaggattatacacaatgaccaagtgggattttttCAAGGAATACAAAGATAGTTCAACAGATGAAAATTGATTaatgtaatacaccacattaaagattgaaggaaaagaacaacTTAATTGATacagtaaaagcatttgacaaaattcaacaccctttcatgataaaagcactcaacaaactaggaaaagaaggaaactacctcaacataacaaaagccatatatgaaaacCAACAGTGAATATCATCTCAATGGAGAATCTTTCCCTCTAAGAccaggaataaggcaaggatgcCTACTTTCACCACTTCTttttaaacatagtactggaagttttAGCCGAGCAAAAAGAAATAAGTCATAcaaataaggaaggaagaagtaaaattattccTATGTATACATGATATGATCTTATAGGTAGAAAACCTGAGAGAGTCCACaagaaaaactgttagaactaataaatgaatttagcaaagtagCAGGAGACAGAGTCAACATACAataatcagttgcatttctgtacactaacaatctgaaagttaataaattaagaaaaatctgaaattaaataattccatttacaatagcatacaTATGACAGTAAGATACTTGGGAATTACCTAAGaagttgaaagacctatacaatgaaaattataaaacattgctgaaattaaagacataaataaatggaagcacattccatgttcatggattagaagacttaatattattaagatgcAGTACTactcaaagtgatctacagattcactgcaatcctTATCAGCCTGCCAAAGATGTTtttggaagaaatagaaaaagccaACCTAAAATTCGCTTGCAATCTCAAGAGACCCTGAATGGCcagaacaatcttgaaaaagaacaaagctggaggagtCACATTTCCTGATTTGAAAACTTACTACAagactatagtaatcaaaatagtgtggtaGAGAAATAAAGATAGACATATAGACTGAtgtaatagaatagagagccGAGAAGTAAACCATTGCATATATGGTTAAATTATTTTTGGCAAGGATGCTTAGACCACTATACCGGAagggcagtcttttcaacaaaaggtgccgggaaaactggatatccacatgcaaaagaatgatgtTAGGCATTTACCTCACATCATATTAACCAAAAAGTAACTCTAAAATATTAgctaaaaattaactcaaaatgggtcaaagtcCTAAGTGTTAGACCTaagactataaaactcttagaagaaaacataggacaaAAGCTTCGTGACAGATTCGGCAATGACTTCttgaatatgacaccaaaggcacaggcaacaaaagcagaaAAGTTGGACGacatgagaatttaaaaattttgtgtgtCAACAGACACTGTCAAGAGAGTAAAAAAGCaagtcacagaatgaaagaaaaaatttgcaaatcatatatccagaatatatagagaactaaaactttcaacaacaaaaaaaacccaattcaaaaatgggcaaaggacttgaatagacatttctcctaagaagttatacaaatggccaataagcccatgaaaagatgctcaccgtAAATAATAAGGGAAATGCCAATCACAACTACTATGAAATACTGcctcacatccattaggatggctactataaaaaaaaatagactatAACAAGTTTGATCAAGGTGGAGGACCTGGAacccttatgcactgttggtggcaatATGCAATGGTACAGCTGATGTGGAAAACAGAAGGaaggttactcaaaaaattaaaaatggaattaccatatgatccagcaaaccAACTTCTGGGTacccaaaagaacaaaaacagtcTCAAATTCCCCTCAGGTCTGAGCTGCCTGGACTCCAGTAGGTTCCTCATTGGCTCCTAGACACCAGCCTTCCCAACTGCCACAACGCCAAGACCTCCCTCCTGCAGAGTCCACAGGGACCACCTTGCTGCAGAGAGGAGTGCCCTGGCCACAGCGCCAGGCTGTCCATCCCCACAAGGCCTGAGCCGTAGGCAGCCCAGGCTCAACTCACCAGGGTCTGCACCTCCCCTGCACCTCCACCCCAGACTCTGTAGCTGAGCACAGTCACTGCCTGGGAGGGCTGGCCTGGAACTGGCATCCTCTTCCCACCCTGCCCCATGGCATCCAACTCACTGCTGTTTCTCAGCACTGCCTCTTGAAACAGCCACCTCCCTCCATGTCCACGACATCCTCCAGGCTCCTAGAGGCACCTCTTCCCACCTGTCTCCTGCTCTGCTTGGCTCAATCCATCCAGCCTGCACCGAGAGCCACCAGAGGGACCCCCTCCCTAGTCCTGCATGGTTTGCGAGGTCCAATCACGTGCGCCACCGGGGTCTGCTTGGTTCTCATCTGCTGCCTCATCTCACACTTTCTCACCCAGACACAAGGCATGGGCCACACCTCAGGCCCCTCACCACCCTGGCTGCCCCACACATCTGCTCATCAAAGGCCCGTGTCACACGGGACCCTGCAGCCAAGACCTGCTGTCATGGCCAGAGTTTGGAACCATGACATCAAGGTCCAAATCCAAGTTTTGCCACAAACTGGCTGTTGGTAGTCTATGCAGAATGCCTGTGTGTAGAAAAGCCAAAAGTGGTCTGTCAGGATCATCTGTGTTTGGTGGGCCAGAAGTGGTCTCTGGAGGGACCCCTGTGTGACCAGAAAGGGTCTATGCAGGAAAGCCTCTATGCAGACAGTGTAGAAGTGGCCTATGCAAGATGGACAGTCAAGCGGTCCAGGCAGGAACACCTGTATGCAGACAGGCCAGAAGTGGTCTCTGCAGGAACTCCTGTGTGTGGATActgcttctcttcccttcctgtcAGAGTGGCAGCCACCTCATGGCCCTGCTCTGAAGGTCACTTAGACACTTGCCTGGGTGAGACCTGCCGTCAGGAGAAGTGGAGACTGTGCTGCGTAGGGGAAACCCCATCATGGGCAACCCAACTAACCAGGGACATCCTTTTGCATTCCAACACATTTATTTGCAGCACACTTCAAGCAGGAGCTCCCACACCCCCGACCCTAGGTGACCCACTTCTGCCCCAGTTTCCCTCCTCTGCCCTGCAGGGGGCAGCATGTGCAAGGAACGTCACCCcttcaaggaaataaaacatttctcAGGTGGAAAAGCTTCCAGGAATCCCTGCACTTGGCCATAAAAGGTCTCCAGCATTTGGACCTGGGCCTTCTGCTGAACCAACCGCCTGTCTTCTTCCCACAGTGCCTCCACCTCCCGCTTCAAGGGGAAGTACTGGTCCTGAAACAGGCAGAGCTCGGCCAGGGACCCCTGTGTGCTCAGGGCTGGGGTCTCCTCTGGAGCCAGCTGGCAGCCCCCCTCCTCCTAAGCAGCCTGTGGTGAGGCCTGGGCCTCAGGTGAATTCTTCCCTTTTCGGGACAACAACGTTAGAAACAGATTTTTCACATTTCGGTGTTGTCCTTTGAAGAGAAGCCCCCAGATTATACTCCCCCAGGACATGAGGCTGAAGCTGATCCCAGACCAGAGGTCTTCAGGCCGTAGGCCCAGCAGCATCTTGGCGCAGTGATCAACCAGGGGGACAGCCCTCTGAACGGCTCCCAGCACTGGCCAGGCCTCGGCAGGCAGCCACAACACGGTGACATTCTGGAGCATGCTTGGGACAGAGGCGGTAAAGACTGCCTTCACAGACACTCCCAAGCTTGGCCTCTCCTCGGGAAGATGGAGGTCCCCCAGGGCTGGCAGCCTCAGACGTGCCGTGTCTGGGACAAGATAGCCCATGATGTCGGATTCAGGCTGGACTTCCTGCCTcggctcctggctttttgagtttCTTACACAGTCACTGGATCCTGGCAGAGAAGGAGGGGTCCCTGGGGCCCAGGCATCACTTTCTGGCCTCAGGGGCACCACCTGCGACTGAGAGATGTGACTGGGCCCCAGGCTGCCAGATGGTGATGGCAGATCTCTGAGCCCACTGTCCTCATTCTCTGCACCAGCAGGGCTCACTGACTTGGGAGACATCTTGGTGACAGGGTGCATGAGGACAGGTGTGAGGAACTTCTCCTCTACTAGGTAGCAGCCTCTTCCAGCCATCTCAGCCGGGTCCAAGAGATGTCCTGATGGCCACAGGCACACAAGAACTTTGGGGGCATCAGTGGAAAACGAGGCAAAGGGCTTCTGGTATGGAAGAAGGATGGGTCCAGAAAGATGGgggagatggagctggagggcttTCGTTTACCTTGATGTCCTGGGGACTGGCTGGCCCTATGGTGCCCTTGGCCAGGTGGCTTCTGGTCACTGTGATGTGCTGGGCACTGGTTGGTCCTGTGGTGAACTGGGCCAGGGGGCTTCTGGTCACCGTGGTGTCCTGCGGACTGGCTGGCCCTGTGGTTCTCTGGGCTGGGGGGCTTCTTTTCACCGTGGTGTTCTGGAGCCTGTCTGGTCCTGTGATGCTTTGGGCCGGTGGGCTTCTGGTCACCGTGGCGTCCTGGGGTCTGGCTGGTCGTGTGGTGCCCTGGGTCAGGGGTTTCCGGTCACCGTGGTGTCCTGGGGACTGGCTGGCCCTCTGGTGCCATGGGCCAGGGGGCTTCCGGTCATCCAGCTGTTTCAGGCCCTTGTTTGGCCCACAGTGACCTTGGTCGTGGGGACCGCTGTCAGCATCGTGTTCCCAGGGTTTGTTTCCCCTTTGTTACCCCTAGGAGTTGGTGGAGGGTCTGGGGGACTGGCTGGCATTGTGGGGAGGTGGGCGGGTGGGCTTTGGTCCAGTCCCGGGTTGGGCGTCCTCAGCAAGTCGGATGGGCTACGGGAGAGCCCAGGATGTGCGCATCCCGCTGGGCGTGGTGCTGTGCTATGGCGCGGTGCTGCGGGTCTCGGGGTGGATCTCTTCAGTGGGGAGGGTATTTGGCGTGCTATGCTTCCCGGCCACCTGTCCCCAACCGCCGATCTGGAATGTGGGGCTGAGTGGCTTGCCTGGAGGGCCTGGACCCAGGAGTTTCCGGGTGCAGGTGCACGGACTGGCGGGACCGCAGAGGGGTGCGAAGGTGGGTGCCAACATGAAGGTGGAGGGCAGGGTGCTGGCCAGGGGTCCCGGGCAGGCCGAGTGGGCCACCACGAGGGTGTGGGGGACATGGGCGTGAGCCTGGATGTGGGAGGCGCCGCAGAAGGGGGAGAGCAGTGAGATCGCCATCGCTCCCCTAGGCCAGGGTCGCTGGGTGCTCTGCTTTTGTAGTACCCACCTGGCGCATCACAAACCGTCTTCATGACGTCAGCCACGCTTCTGGCCAATAGGCAGGTGGCTCTCATATCAGCCTGCTTGTTCAGCCGATAGCCAGGCGGCTCTCACCTGAACAGAGAGCCCTCCAGCGCGCAGGTGGCCCTCCAGCGCACGCACCACCCGGGCTGTTTCCCTGGCAGCGCCACTCGCACCACTAAGCCCTAGTTTCGCATGGGAGCCACTGGGGAGGGTCACGGTTGATTCCCCGACCTGTGGGGATCTGAGAGTCCGCAAGTGGCCATCGGCCTAGCTGCAGGCGGCCCGGGCAAGCACAGAGGTGGTGACGCTCCAGAAAGAAGGGTCTTCACACCGCGGGTCCCAGACAACAGAGAGAGTGGGCTGCTCATCTGAGAGACTGGAAGTACTGCTCCTAGACAGCACCCCTCACCCCTCCTGTGCAGTTGGCTGCCCCTTCCCCGTTGCTGCCTCCTCAGCAAAGCCTTTAGCCCTGCTCGCCGCTGACCAGTATGCCCTGATGGGCATTTTCAGTGACTTATACATTCACAGTGATAGTCCATCCCACACATGGCCTTTGGGTCCCTGTCCTCCTTGTCTCCTGTTGCAAACACTGTTGCTCTTTTCCCCAGAGGTCATGTTTGTCTTCCACACTGAATATCGGCCATACTACTAAAGGTGTGTTTGGTCTCCTGTTGAAAGCAGGCACATTCCCAGGGAATGCGTGCTGGCAAGAGGACGTCAGTCCTGgtcctcctctttctctttgcTGGTAATGGTTGGTCGTGAAGAGGGCTTTCCCCCGTTCTGGCCAATAGGGCCCCAGAGCAAGCCCACTGTAAGCGGGAGGTAGTTTATCTCATTAACTGAAGAAGGGCAGGTGGTAGGAATCCTTCCCCAGTCTTACCTTGACCTCGTAGTGTGAATAGGCAATGCTCGGTCTAGCAGCCGAAGACTATGAGGAGAGGGGTGGGTGGAGCACAGAGAGGCAGGTGTCAGGGCTCTACTGGCCAGGAACACTGCCCACCGCGAGTCCACCTACCTTGGCCAGCTTGTTGTGAGATCATCACCACCTGTGTTGACGCCTCTTTGTGCCCAAGGAAATCACATGAAACTGAAACTACCCAGTGGATACATTGCATCCCCAGAATGATACATgtatgttatataaatatttcttgtGCTGACCCTACTTAAATTTGTATTTACCTGGACGAGACATCGGCCACTGTAAGTCAGAGCCATAGCTAGTTCCCTTTGCATCCCCAATGCCCTAGCATTTTAGTTCCCTCAGTCTGTGCTCAACGTATGAATAAAAGTGTCATCAATGGCTTACAGTCTCAGCCTTCAGCAGAGCACAGCCCTGCACCCAGACAAATTCTTCACTagtgtaaaacaaacaaaactagcACACACAAAACCAGAGAGCTTGACATCAAGAACCTGACCACTGAGTGTTCTACCTGTGGTCACTGCTGTGACAGCCAGTCAGGGATGTGTGTGGACCTGGCCCAGCTGATGCAGAGCCCTCAGGTAAAGGCCTTTGTCCCCACAACCCCTGCAGGGAGGGGAGCTGCTTACAGACCAGAATTCATCTACAAACCTACCAGCCGGGATGTAAGGTGTTAGCAGTTTTTCAGGCAGCTCCTGGGGTCTAAGTGCACACCCTCTTCCCCCTCTTCCTTGTAGAGCCATGTACCCATGCTAACAGTCTAGCCTCTCGGCTCCCTTGAGCCCTGGAGTGGCCACGTGACTGAGTGTTGAGTAGAAGGGTGGTTTGGGATTTCTGAGGTGGTACTGGAAGTGAGGCCACAGCCCCCTCACTGCTGCACATGTGGGGGCTGGACCCCCTCTGGTGGTCACTCAAGGATAGAAGCCAGGGAAGGGCAGTGGAGCAGAAGGATGGAGGCAGATCCTGGCATAGAGAATCCAGATGTCTGTGCACAAGAAAGGACTtggctttctttttcccttatgTTGGCATTTTGTTGTATGCAGGTGCACTGATCCCCAGCTGACCAAGGGCCCTCACCCTGCCCACAGCTTCCCAGGGAAAAGGTCCACGAGGCCTGTGCAGACCAGGAATGGGCCCTCACCTGGCCCCACGCATGATTCTAAAGCCTCCTCGTCTTTGCCTATAGCGACTCTCCCAGTTCCAAGCTGGCCCAGCTCCTTCGTGCCAGAGGGCCTCTGCATGTGCGCCCCTCACCCTGGAGGGTCAGCTGCCCGGCCCTCATGGGCCCAGACCCCCTGGCCTCATCACTCCTGTATCCCATATGTTTGTGGGTCTACCCATACGTGCCTCCCATCCCTATGACATGTACCCTGAAAACAGGTAGCCCCCGTCTGTGTTCCTGTGTCCCCAGTCGGAGCACAGTTCTGGCATACAGAAGGCGCCTCGTGGGCCTCCATGCTTCTGCTCCTGGGAGGACAAGGTGCTACTCCTTGTCAGGACCACCAAGCACAGCAACAGCCTCAGCCAGGCCCTCACACAGATTTTCTGCCTGACCCCTTCCTCACTGTACAGTTTCAGGCAGGTGACCGCTTCGACCCTGAAAGTGGGTGTGATGAGAGACACAGCTGTCAGCTGTGGGGAAACTGTGAAGAGCATGAATACATGCCTGGTGCCTTGCCAGGCACGGGCCACCTTTTCACCCATGTCAGCCCCCGGCTGGTGCACAAGTGACTCCAGAACGCCTTTGCCCATGCCCTGGCTTGAGGACATTCTCGCACTTTCCATTCTCAAGG from the Manis pentadactyla isolate mManPen7 chromosome 2, mManPen7.hap1, whole genome shotgun sequence genome contains:
- the C2H2orf15 gene encoding uncharacterized protein C2orf15 homolog, with the protein product MGFSLSKSATQVSAMYMDSKVDDHLMGGTEKSKLEPVTQLFQNTKKIRLEDTNQENTTKSKETGTGSLSEKALGSVVYVKESDGLEMTDME